The following proteins are co-located in the Penaeus monodon isolate SGIC_2016 chromosome 35, NSTDA_Pmon_1, whole genome shotgun sequence genome:
- the LOC119595097 gene encoding balbiani ring protein 3-like, which yields MQGGTNAPQWSAALKNFKAFSCTARRDGLYPDLATDCALYYRCLDGAVYSYSCPSGEALGYGSESCRPAAEVTCPRLPPSSPPCLNQTSGYYPDYTQACRGYYRCDNGSVNGRWFCENSGLWDVATGSCGSGSGLTCTPPSCWGLPDGPHPTPASSCTAYFTCQGGVRTDHVCPYGTIFDYSLKRCVPSSSSVCYEQACEGRVNGFHAAPHASCRAFFKCFNGALVELQECPRHQIFDGQRCVSATNFSCWGEGRGSCEGRDDGLFAASDCRGFFLCRHQQFIRAFLCSRGLVFNGRECVEDTNALCTSPAPRPDCANKIDGYYTVEKTGCRTFFSCRGGSKMSEHTCPGTNVFNGEQCVDPVLYPCPASRPPLAPLAANLTNRVARSLAGDPDCASRPNGYYLDVPSRCTRFFYCHEGTKEFVRSCPPGERFNGLRCVSQASYKCPVIAGAPECLLRGNGVYQDLESGCSTYYQCLSGVKIEFRCPEGRLHNGRACEPASQVYCPAATLCSHQRLNTTLVDTDRGCQGYFRCQEDVLLWYRACTRGQVFNGRECVPYFFYTCPARVSTICLAKPDGLYQDLSTRCRSFYECRAGERVSTRTCGSEEVFNGDACVSAASYVCPVDGAKECGVGRKGFVQDIQSGCRRYYYCYSGKSFARECPGERVFNGHTCVPPTQYRCPSGPKEERPRCSGPDGYYPDLHTSCRSFYYCRDGHRINYTCPDDEVFNGVQCVPETAFTCSSPSSCRGKINGFYQDVLTGCRKYYYCYGGVKYEHTCPGEQVHNGRTCVPASTYTCPSPTDDRDCVGKFSGVYPDLTSLCQVYYRCHGGVKTQTLACPHNQVFNGQKCVPFYEFSCSSFGLVSPSSPARLDLTPDQLLSEIGAPVANAPHGSLGASGRPPPSAQLSASRDDAPFHPDQAVESSGFAVTQTPDTLAAPSGSLCEGLPDGSYTDVISGCEEFVACRQDNDLQSRCPEGSLFSPISGRCERRDLITCPKHINPCESLPDGVHGELESACRVFFTCRARRMHLVSSCPEGMAFDQRRGECRPESQVGCQRPLEVKSSQAEKFRTVS from the exons GTGCGACAACGGAAGCGTGAACGGCCGATGGTTCTGCGAAAACTCCGGACTGTGGGACGTGGCCACGGGTTCCTGCGGCTCGGGGTCCGGCCTCACGTGCACCCCGCCCTCCTGCTGGGGCCTCCCGGATGGACCCCACCCGACCCCGGCCTCCTCCTGCACCGCCTACTTCACGTGCCAAGGGGGCGTCAGGACGGATCACGTGTGCCCCTATGGGACTATTTTCGACTACTCGCTCaag cggTGCGTCCCCAGCTCCTCCTCTGTGTGCTACGAGCAGGCGTGCGAGGGGCGCGTGAACGGTTTCCACGCGGCGCCCCACGCCTCCTGCCGCGCCTTCTTCAAGTGCTTCAACGGCGCCCTGGTCGAGCTGCAGGAGTGCCCCCGCCACCAGATCTTCGACGGGCAGCGGTGCGTCTCGGCCACGAACTTCTCCTGCTGGGGCGAGGGGCGCGGGTCGTGCGAAGGGCGTGACGACGGCCTCTTCGCCGCCTCCGACTGCCGCGGCTTCTTCCTGTGCCGCCACCAGCAGTTCATCCGCGCCTTCCTGTGCTCGCGCGGCCTCGTGTTCAATGGGCGCGAGTGCGTGGAGGACACGAACGCCCTGTGCACGTCCCCGGCGCCGCGCCCCGATTGCGCCAACAAGATCGACGGCTACTACACGGTGGAGAAGACCGGCTGCAGGACCTTCTTCTCCTGCCGGGGCGGCAGCAAGATGAGCGAGCACACGTGCCCCGGCACCAACGTGTTCAACGGCGAGCAGTGCGTGGACCCCGTGCTGTACCCGTGCCCCGCGAGTCGGCCGCCGCTCGCGCCCCTTGCGGCCAACCTCACCAACCGGGTGGCGCGCTCCCTCGCCGGCGACCCCGACTGCGCCTCGCGCCCCAACGGCTACTACCTCGACGTGCCCTCCCGCTGCACGCGCTTCTTCTACTGCCACGAAGGCACCAAGGAGTTCGTCAGGTCCTGCCCCCCCGGCGAGAGGTTCAACGGTCTCCGGTGCGTGTCCCAGGCGTCCTATAAGTGCCCCGTGATCGCTGGCGCCCCCGAGTGCCTTCTCCGAGGCAACGGCGTGTACCAGGACCTGGAGAGCGGCTGCAGCACCTACTACCAGTGCCTCTCGGGAGTCAAGATCGAGTTCAGGTGCCCCGAAGGACGCCTGCACAACGGGCGGGCGTGCGAACCGGCGTCTCAGGTGTACTGCCCCGCGGCGACCCTGTGTTCCCACCAGCGGCTCAACACGACGCTCGTCGACACGGACCGAGGGTGCCAAGGTTACTTCCGGTGCCAAGAGGACGTGCTGCTGTGGTACCGCGCATGCACAAGGGGGCAGGTGTTCAACGGGAGGGAGTGCGTGCCCTACTTCTTCTACACGTGCCCGGCCCGCGTAAGCACCATCTGCCTGGCCAAACCCGATGGCCTTTATCAGGACCTCTCCACCAG GTGTCGCTCCTTCTACGAGTGTCGCGCAGGTGAACGGGTGTCGACGCGAACGTGTGGCAGCGAGGAGGTGTTCAACGGCGATGCCTGTGTCTCGGCGGCCAGTTACGTGTGTCCGGTCGACGGGGCAAAGGAATGTGGAGTCGGACGCAAGGGATTCGTCCAGGATATCCAGTCGGGGTGCAGGAG gtactactactgctacagcgGTAAGAGCTTCGCCCGCGAGTGCCCGGGGGAGAGGGTCTTCAACGGCCACACCTGCGTCCCGCCCACGCAGTACAGGTGTCCTTCTGGGCCTAAGGAGGAGCGTCCTCGCTGCAGCGGCCCTGACGGATACTACCCGGACTTGCACACGTCCTGCAGGAGCTTCTACTATTGCCGCGACGGCCACAGGATTAATTACACGTGCCCCGACGACGAGGTGTTCAACGGCGTGCAGTGCGTGCCAGAGACGGCGTTCACGTGCTCGAGTCCCTCCTCGTGCCGGGGGAAGATCAACGGCTTCTACCAGGACGTGCTCACCGGCTGCCGcaaatattattactgctacggCGGGGTCAAGTACGAGCACACGTGCCCCGGAGAGCAGGTGCACAACGGCAGGACGTGCGTCCCGGCGTCCACGTACACCTGCCCGAGCCCCACAGACGACCGCGATTGCGTTGGTAAGTTCTCAGGAGTCTACCCGGATCTGACATCGCTCTGCCAGGTGTACTACAGGTGCCACGGAGGCGTCAAGACGCAGACGCTGGCGTGCCCGCACAACCAGGTCTTCAACGGCCAGAAGTGCGTCCCCTTCTACGAGTTCTCGTGCTCGTCTTTCGGGCTGGTCTCGCCCTCCTCTCCGGCCAGGCTGGATCTTACTCCTGATCAGCTGTTATCAGAGATCGGGGCGCCCGTGGCGAACGCTCCCCACGGATCGCTTGGGGCGTCAGGGCGTCCTCCTCCATCGGCACAGCTCTCCGCCTCGCGAGACGACGCTCCCTTCCATCCAGATCAAGCAGTCGAAAGCTCAGGTTTTGCGGTCACTCAGACTCCCGACACCCTCGCAGCCCCCTCGGGGTCCCTCTGCGAAGGCCTTCCTGACGGGAGCTACACTGACGTGATTTCAGGCTGCGAAGAATTCGTGGCCTGTCGGCAGGACAACGACCTTCAGTCTCGGTGCCCCGAGGGCAGCCTCTTCAGCCCGATCAGCGGCCGCTGCGAGAGGAGGGATCTCATCACGTGCCCTAAGCACATCAACCCTTGCGAGTCCCTGCCGGACGGGGTCCACGGAGAACTGGAGAGCGCCTGCCGCGTGTTCTTCACCTGCCGTGCCCGTCGTATGCACTTGGTATCTTCGTGCCCCGAGGGTATGGCTTTTGATCAGCGCAGGGGCGAGTGCCGCCCGGAGAGCCAAGTAGGATGTCAAAGGCCGCTGGAGGTGAAGTCAAGCCAAGCAGAGAAGTTCAGGACCGTCTCGTag
- the LOC119595257 gene encoding uncharacterized protein LOC119595257 gives MKLTTATRMLWVLVMALLTPPLAAGSSRESRKEPNLLPVPLGVNLLGGIVSSQEALDALADHAPSGGERRPSSEVEIDYDYFLPGASGKGARDPFFGLDRQGHERPSNPSASKAPSATASARPAQEDTAPFYDYYADGGHYPAGSQGPDYDAFSVFYDSMFPDPGAPVIPGEDDARRPVVVEPSVSPARRPTERQPTTAPSATPSRYVTTPRAPSPSHPSERDERPRPLRLRPSPFPRPSTPASPPPGNTSSLPSSSSSSKASTPIDMSHLKTLFPMILQKFGLPLSLADDLFRDEAALQATLLQITRDESFKNAVEMFPQFDVPGIDFANLPKFLADLDPSMVMTLLPLLDHIDFSHITDLLSGIGIDMSYFKGILTRGGAAAQYGVSPGGEDDSKLIYIPLLDTGNVNNVQIIGFVVVMFFLLATAYAYMEYGLFDSTRRHNQPKVSSVTSDEILSWADGDLLLPAIEATEAPQHWHTYAHPAHNEVADAWYSPPAASVPYPEEQTYPWGPAPAHHAPAARPHFRPSARPRPRPKAPTRRRPARPYAPRPAQRQPAAQRRRTVLRRRTTPRPYQPAPDYSYDDYDYSYNYDDDYYIYGDHYDYYYDAPPQRLNRRPRPDRGSHYYYPTTPLPSDRDAYSTTTRRPDTNSATTTSASPASTTTLTAWAETRPTSKYAETIRTVRPPYKTVDDQDWARFNAEKKT, from the exons GATGTTGTGGGTGCTCGTGATGGCTCTGCTGACTCCCCCGCTCGCCGCCGGCTCGTCCAGGGAGTCGCGCAAGGAACCCAACCTCCTGCCGGTGCCCCTGGGCGTCAACCTCCTGGGCGGGATCGTCAGCAGTCAGGAAGCCCTCGACGCCCTCGCCGACCACGCTCCTTCGGGAGGGGAGCGGCGTCCTTCCTCCGAGGTCGAGATCGATTACGACTACTTCCTGCCCGGGGCGAGCGGCAAGGGCGCTCGGGACCCGTTCTTCGGGCTGGATCGCCAGGGGCACGAACGCCCCTCGAACCCATCGGCTTCTAAGGCTCCTTCGGCGACGGCGAGTGCGCGCCCGGCGCAAGAGGACACGGCGCCCTTCTACGATTACTACGCGGACGGTGGCCACTACCCGGCAGGGTCCCAGGGGCCGGATTACGATGCCTTCTCGGTCTTCTATGACTCCATGTTCCCCGACCCCGGCGCTCCCGTCATTCCCGGCGAGGACGACGCCCGGCGCCCCGTCGTGGTTGAGCCCTCCGTCAGCCCAGCGCGGCGCCCGACGGAGCGCCAACCGACGACCGCTCCTTCTGCCACGCCCTCGAGGTACGTGACGACACCAAGGGCCCCGAGTCCGTCGCACCCATCGGAGCGGGACGAGCGCCCCCGCCCGCTGCGCCTCCGCCCGTCGCCCTTCCCTCGACCCTCGACCCCAGCGAGCCCGCCCCCAGGAAACACCTCCagcttgccctcctcctcctcctcctcgaaagCCTCGACGCCCATCGACATGTCCCACCTGAAGACACTCTTCCCGATGATCCTCCAGAAGTTCGGGCTCCCGCTGTCCCTCGCCGACGACCTCTTCCGCGACGAGGCGGCGCTGCAGGCGACCCTCCTCCAGATCACGCGCGACGAGTCCTTCAAGAACGCCGTCGAGATGTTCCCTCAGTTCGACGTGCCCGGCATCGACTTTGCCAACCTGCCCAAGTTCCTCGCTGACCTCGACCCTTCCATGGTGATGACCTTGCTGCCGCTGCTCGACCACATCGATTTCTCGCACATCACGGACCTCCTGTCGGGGATCGGCATCGACATGTCCTACTTCAAGGGCATCCTGACCCGAGGGGGCGCGGCCGCTCAGTACGGCGTCAGTCCG gGCGGCGAGGACGACAGCAAACTCATCTACATCCCTCTGCTGGACACGGGGAATGTAAACAACGTGCAGATCATCGGCTTTGTGGTCGTCATGTTCTTCCTGTTGGCAACTGCCTACGCTTACATGGAGTATGGCCTCTTCGACAGCACCCGGCGACACAACCAGCC gAAGGTGTCGAGCGTGACGAGCGACGAGATCCTGAGCTGGGCCGATGGCGACCTCCTCCTGCCGGCGATCGAGGCCACGGAGGCGCCCCAGCACTGGCACACctacgcccaccccgcccacaacGAGGTCGCCGACGCATGGTACTCCCCGCCCGCCGCCTCCGTGCCCTACCCCGAGGAGCAGACGTACCCCTGGGGCCCAGCGCCCGCCCACCACGCCCCCGCCGCACGCCCGCACTTCCGCCCTAGCGCCCGCCCGCGCCCTCGGCCCAAGGCGCCCACCCGCCGGCGCCCCGCCCGCCCCTACGCCCCGCGGCCGGCGCAGAGGCAGCCCGCCGCCCAGAGGAGGAGGACCGTCCTTCGCCGCAGGACGACGCCGCGCCCCTACCAGCCGGCGCCCGACTACTCCTACGACGACTACGACTACAGCTACAACTACGACGACGACTATTACATTTACGGCGaccactacgactactactacgacGCGCCCCCGCAGCGCCTGAATCGGCGTCCCAGGCCAGACCGAGGCTCCCACTACTACTACCCGACGACCCCCTTGCCCAGCGACAGGGACGCCTACTCCACGACCACCCGACGACCCGACACGAACTCCGCGACGACCACCAGCGCGAGTCCGGCTTCCACGACGACCCTCACGGCCTGGGCCGAGACCAGACCCACCAGCAAGTACGCCGAGACCATAAGAACGGTACGACCTCCCTACAAGACCGTGGACGACCAGGACTGGGCTCGATTCAACGCCGAGAAGAAGACTTAG